The Caldicellulosiruptor obsidiansis OB47 genome segment GCAACTTCCTCCTCATTTCTAAACTTTTTCAAATACGCATTTATGAAGACATCTATCTCACCGTCCATTACTGCCTCAACATTTCCTACTTCTGCTTCTGTCCTGTGGTCTTTTACCAGTGTATACGGGCAAAATACATAAGACCGTATCTGGTTCCCCCATCCAATATCTGTCTGCTCACCCTTGAGTTTTTGAATCTTCTCTCTTCTTTCCTTTTCTTTGAGCTCTAACAGTTTTGCTTTTAAGATCTTAAGTGCAATTTCTCTGTTCTTGTGCTGGGACCTTTCATTCTGGCATGTAACAACAATACCAGTTGGAATATGCTTTATTCTAACAGCCGACTCTGTCTTGTTAACATGCTGGCCACCTGCCCCAGATGCTCTGAAGGTGTCTATCTCAAGGTCCTCTTCCTTTATCTCAATGTCTGTGTCATCTTCAACCTCGGGCAGAACTTCAACCGCTGCAAATGAAGTATGTCTTCTTCCTGCTGCATCAAATGGAGAAATCCTCACAAGTCTGTGAACACCTTTTTCTGCTTTCAGATACCCATAAGCATTTTCACCAACTATACGAATTGTAACATTCTTTATACCTGCCTCTTCGCCGGGCAAAATGTCCAGAGTTTCAACCTTGTACCCCTTTTTTGC includes the following:
- the prfB gene encoding peptide chain release factor 2 (programmed frameshift) — its product is MLMLEEILQRLEKAEEDLKEMRVSLDIDRLQSELKWLESETSNPDFWQDLENSQKVLQKIKRLKDKIERFQKLCSQWEDLKVLTELSIEEGNHEMAEELEKELLDLEKKIEDFKIEVLLNGPYDKNNAILSIHAGAGGTEAQDWAEMLLRMYTRWAAKKGYKVETLDILPGEEAGIKNVTIRIVGENAYGYLKAEKGVHRLVRISPFDAAGRRHTSFAAVEVLPEVEDDTDIEIKEEDLEIDTFRASGAGGQHVNKTESAVRIKHIPTGIVVTCQNERSQHKNREIALKILKAKLLELKEKERREKIQKLKGEQTDIGWGNQIRSYVFCPYTLVKDHRTEAEVGNVEAVMDGEIDVFINAYLKKFRNEEEVA